The Pochonia chlamydosporia 170 chromosome 1, whole genome shotgun sequence genome window below encodes:
- a CDS encoding TRAF-like signal transducer (similar to Cordyceps militaris CM01 XP_006674167.1): MSFAQEIGNPVLTPAQAVDPEPIAAGSSSRTTTETVTTDIVRDAGSESSDEGVRMSPAAARRFARRNMRRTAATPDLVTSLVRPPSPEAFYNAQDANGHVVQRMPRPVAILSQPYGRRHADAGPNRRTGPLLPPHLCSLDIPKKYGGSCIFDMHTLTYVSDPDPNLLCPICHDPLVDPVTTPCDHTFCYRCLRRSIASSPSGTACPIDRELLLWVDCFSAARLVRTQLNCLIVKCPNQGRGCERELRRENVEKHATTECRFREFTCPDTTCDKKLRAKPKDDECHHKEVDCDMCDDKVEETDKELHLLSCPQAKTRCQACWQLVCRSQMDSHHDLECDGIEVGCPYEDLGCPVRTIRGEIGAHSFTCAFHPETPSGVVIRNQREIIQSYSDLTSQFRDMQLRQDETAKRIDEALADGRKHGEGGSGRNDSVFNDNRTMQDLDAGFEEVHQNLTHLEARQSMWTLNQVMPIREEVTELRNNINMIRMHVNWLLNRSREEGRIRAANTTGPTTGIRRDSSGDGPPILPERRRSSSADMDVPRL, encoded by the coding sequence ATGTCATTTGCTCAGGAAATCGGAAATCCCGTTCTCACTCCCGCCCAGGCTGTGGACCCCGAGCCCATTGCTGCGGGTTCGAGTTCACGCACAACCACCGAGACGGTAACTACTGACATCGTTCGAGATGCTGGCTCTGAGTCGAGCGATGAAGGGGTTCGGATGAGCCCTGCTGCCGCCAGGCGCTTCGCTCGTCGTAACATGAGGCGGACAGCCGCCACACCAGATCTCGTCACTAGCCTCGTCAGACCACCGTCTCCCGAAGCCTTTTACAACGCCCAAGATGCCAACGGACATGTTGTACAGCGCATGCCGAGGCCAGTCGCCATATTGTCGCAGCCATATGGTCGCCGGCACGCTGATGCTGGCCCCAACCGTAGGACCGGCCCTTTGCTGCCACCGCACCTTTGCTCTCTTGATATACCCAAAAAATACGGCGGCAGCTGCATATTCGACATGCACACCTTGACCTACGTCTCCGACCCCGATCCGAACTTACTCTGTCCGATATGTCACGATCCACTGGTCGATCCTGTTACAACGCCGTGTGACCATACATTCTGCTACAGGTGCCTGCGACGCAGTATAGCATCAAGTCCATCAGGTACAGCCTGTCCCATTGATCGCGAGCTCCTATTGTGGGTGGACTGCTTCAGTGCGGCTAGGCTTGTCCGCACACAGCTCAACTGCTTGATTGTCAAATGCCCCAACCAAGGACGAGGTTGCGAAAGAGAACTGCGGCGTGAAAACGTCGAGAAACACGCCACTACGGAATGCCGCTTCCGGGAATTTACATGCCCTGATACTACGTGTGACAAGAAGCTGCGTGCCAAACCCAAGGATGATGAGTGCCACCACAAGGAAGTGGATTGCGACATGTGCGATGATAAGGTGGAAGAAACAGACAAGGAGCTGCATTTGCTCTCTTGCCCCCAGGCCAAGACGAGATGTCAGGCCTGCTGGCAACTGGTTTGTCGTTCGCAGATGGACTCGCATCACGACCTGGAGTGTGATGGGATAGAAGTTGGCTGCCCTTATGAAGACTTGGGTTGTCCAGTTAGGACAATACGCGGAGAAATCGGGGCACATTCATTTACATGCGCCTTTCACCCGGAAACACCATCGGGCGTTGTTATCCGTAATCAACGAGAAATCATCCAGTCGTATAGCGATCTGACAAGCCAGTTCCGAGACATGCAGCTTCGCCAAGATGAAACGGCAAAACGGATCGACGAAGCTTTGGCAGATGGCCGGAAGCATGGCGAAGGTGGAAGCGGCCGGAACGACTCAGTTTTTAATGACAACCGAACTATGCAGGACCTGGACGCCGGCTTCGAAGAAGTGCATCAGAACTTGACCCATCTCGAGGCTAGGCAGAGTATGTGGACATTGAATCAAGTGATGCCGATACGCGAGGAGGTCACAGAGCTACGGAACAACATTAACATGATACGCATGCATGTGAACTGGCTTTTGAATCGGAGTCGCGAAGAAGGACGTATTAGAGCAGCGAACACGACAGGGCCAACGACGGGTATTCGTCGTGACAGTTCAGGTGATGGGCCACCCATCTTACCCGAGAGGCGGAGATCATCAAGTGCTGATATGGACGTACCTCGACTCTGA
- a CDS encoding ubiquitin conjugation factor E4 (similar to Coccidioides immitis RS XP_001244623.1) — protein sequence MDPNEQPPQSGPDDTPDKDHASLKSSYSTINTAPMRARRIAMLSNIARKPNESSDQASASSSSTPAPKPQASEPAAPKKPTINVTPAAKPAQSSPNPFTQLGVQNTKAAGDESSSTGTSRPSRKRSAPDVDDADSASAPRKPTPQPAQQQQQQKTETDEDYAHRVLSQIFRVSVDPHHMTNPQGQRLVFLPSLNQELNDSGEALKLSIGTLDQAIIEACSNWALNKPLFEYLLPCWKRAVKASTTAAKNVTPSRQEILEEAKRLCMSNCLFALTMPALYGRDPNPQHDTLVPYLLKGIQDDGGLCFDFIREATKRFDDDEAFPALFNDAMVNISSQLSALSLGDDYKPYVQALLIYTRFPILITNLAQHPCFNMAQSAHNIERHTILGPFFRISPLQPDAIKSYFPGARSLDKVRIANAQESLRIVLRAHQDDLFVIANAFIRAGPDTRSRTLDWFAYIMNTNHKRRAMQVDPREVASDGFMLNVTTIMDRFCEPFMDNDFSKVDKIDARYFRRQPRVDITDETKLNADQATADKYYSEKVEGDSNFISEAFFLTLAAHHYGSEALNSQLKNLDREIKYLDKHIKAMEAERPKLINSPQLRLFEETLKRHTNVLEKTIALKYSIEGALLDERMQSTSLRFMRYVAVWLLRLATGSNYKPGLESQMIKLPLSEDNSEVFACLPEYTLQNIVDNFKFVFRFLPKILPSAVGEEMIALCITFLRSSEFIKNPYLKSSLVSLLFYGTWPFMHLKKGVLGDQLMALPFANEYLLHSLMKFYIECESTGANTAFYDKFNIRYEIFQVIKCVWSNDVYKQQLTRESKTNRDFFVQFVNMLLNDATYVLDEAFTKFPKIRSLERELENPSLSAEDRQKKEEELQTLGGQATSYMQLANETLEMMKLFTKALSDSFTMPEIVSRLASMLNYNLETLAGKKAAAELSVSNKDKYHFRPIQLISDFVDIYLHLGYSKVFVDAVAADGRSYKPEVLDRVTRILSSKNAKDPAELARWEKVKTMFADAKLELDQAELDLGDIPAEFEDPIMGELMKDPVLLPSRHIVDRSTIVQHLLSDAKDPFTRQPMTIDDAIPQADLKERIDRWREERIKIAKDKVAATAGSGEEQQMDTSEG from the exons atggatCCCAACGAACAACCTCCCCAGAGCGGGCCAGACGATACCCCAGATAAAGATCATGCAAGTCTCAAATCCTCATATTCAACAATTAATACTGCACCT ATGCGAGCACGCCGTATCGCCATGCTGAGCAACATAGCGCGCAAACCCAACGAGTCGTCCGACCAAGCTTCggcttcctcgtcatcaacaccagcacccAAACCACAAGCTTCCGAGCCCGCTGCCCCTAAGAAACCAACAATCAACGTGACGCCGGCTGCGAAGCCAGCACAGTCGAGCCCAAATCCCTTCACACAACTTGGTGTACAAAACACCAAGGCAGCTGGAGACGAATCGAGCTCTACAGGTACTTCCCGTCCTTCTCGCAAACGGTCCGCACctgatgttgacgacgcCGATTCAGCATCCGCCCCCCGTAAACCAACTCCGCAAccagcccagcagcagcaacagcaaaaaaCAGAGACCGACGAGGACTATGCACATCGTGTGCTGTCACAAATCTTCCGTGTTTCCGTTGATCCACACCACATGACCAACCCGCAAGGTCAACGCTTGGTCTTCCTGCCCAGCTTGAACCAAGAGCTAAACGATTCGGGAGAAGCGTTGAAGTTGTCCATCGGCACCTTGGATCAAGCCATAATAGAGGCTTGTAGCAACTGGGCCTTGAATAAGCCTCTTTTTGAGTATCTGCTGCCGTGTTGGAAACGAGCCGTCAAGGCTTCCACCACTGCTGCCAAGAATGTTACGCCATCAAGGCAAGAGATTCTAGAAGAGGCCAAGAGGCTTTGTATGAGCAATTGTCTGTTTGCCTTGACCATGCCGGCACTTTATGG GCGAGACCCGAATCCCCAACATGATACGTTGGTGCCATATTTGTTAAAGGGTATTCAGGATGATGGTGGCCTTTGCTTTGACTTCATCAGAGAAGCTACAAAGCGttttgacgacgatgaagccTTTCCTGCTCTCTTTAATGATGCCATGGTTAACATAAGCTCTCAGCTCTCTGCCTTGTCACTGGGTGATGATTATAAGCCCTATGTTCAG GCCCTTCTCATATATACTCGTTTTCCAatcctcatcaccaatcTCGCCCAACATCCTTGCTTCAACATGGCGCAATCTGCGCATAATATTGAGAGACACACTATTTTAGGCCCCTTCTTCCGCATCTCTCCCCTCCAACCGGACGCTATCAAGAGCTACTTCCCCGGAGCACGATCTCTTGATAAAGTTCGAATCGCCAACGCTCAAGAATCATTAAGAATAGTTCTGAGAGCGCATCAAGACGACTTGTTCGTAATCGCAAATGCCTTTATCCGTGCTGGCCCTGACACGAGGAGTCGGACGCTCGACTGGTTTGCGTACATCATGAACACGAACCACAAGCGAAGAGCCATGCAGGTTGACCCTAGAGAAGTTGCCTCAGATGGTTTCATGCTCAATGTGACGACCATCATGGACCGATTTTGCGAACCTTTCATGGATAACGACTTTAGCAAGGTGGACAAGATTGATGCGCGCTACTTCAGGAGGCAACCACGCGTTGACATCACAGATGAGACCAAGCTAAATGCGGATCAAGCCACCGCCGATAAATACTACTCCGAAAAGGTCGAAGGAGACTCCAACTTCATATCGGAGGCTTTTTTCCTCACACTAGCAGCGCATCATTATGGAAGCGAAGCCCTGAATTCACAGCTCAAGAACCTGGATCGTGAGATTAAGTACCTGGACAAGCACATCAAAGCAATGGAGGCTGAACGCCCTAAACTGATCAATTCCCCCCAACTTCGACTGTTTGAGGAAACCTTGAAACGACACACGAACGTATTGGAGAAGACGATTGCACTGAAGTATTCAATAGAGGGCGCATTGCTCGACGAGAGGATGCAGAGCACGTCACTACGGTTCATGCGCTACGTAGCCGTTTGGCTCCTACGGCTGGCCACAGGCTCCAATTATAAACCTGGCCTAGAGTCTCAAATGATCAA ATTACCCTTATCCGAGGACAACTCGGAGGTGTTTGCCTGTCTCCCCGAATATACCTTGCAAAATATCGTAGACAATTTCAAGTTTGTCTTTAG ATTCCTGCCAAAAATTCTCCCAAgtgctgttggcgaggaAATGATTGCATTGTGTATCACTTTTCTTCGATCATCTGAATTTATCAAGAACCCGTACCTCAAATCCTCTCTAGTTTCACTATTATTCTACGGGACATGGCCGTTTATGCACCTGAAAAAGGGAGTCTTGGGCGACCAGCTGATGGCACTCCCATTCGCTAACGAGTATCTCCTGCACTCCCTGATGAAGTTTTATATTGAATGCGAGTCTACCGGGGCCAACACTGCCTTTTATGACAAATTTAACATTCGATATGAAATCTTCCAGGTTATCAAGTGCGTTTGGAGCAACGATGTTTACAAACAGCAGCTGACGCGGGAAAGCAA GACTAACCGCGATTTCTTCGTACAATTTGTAAACATGTTGCTCAACGATGCCACCTATGTCTTGGATGAGGCTTTTACTAAGTTCCCCAAGATCAGAAGTCTCGAGCGAGAACTCGAGAACCCTTCACTCTCAGCCGAGGACcggcaaaagaaggaagaggagctgcAAACACTGGGTGGTCAGGCTACCTCGTACATGCAGCTTGCCAACGAAaccttggagatgatgaagttgtttACCAAAGCCCTTAGTGACTCCTTTACCATGCCTGAAATCGTCTCCCGATTAGCGAGCATGTTGAACTACAACCTGGAGACATTGGCCGGGAAAAAGGCTGCAGCAGAGCTATCCGTCTCTAACAAGGACAAATACCATTTCCGTCCCATCCAACTGATTTCCGACTTTGTCGACATATACCTCCACCTCGGCTACTCAAAAGTCTTTGTGGATGCCGTCGCAGCAGATGGTCGATCCTATAAACCCGAAGTGCTCGACCGTGTCACCCGTATTCTATCCTCCAAGAATGCCAAAGACCCCGCCGAATTAGCAAGGTGGGAAAAAGTTAAAACCATGTTTGCGGATGCCAAACTCGAACTGGACCAGGCAGAGCTTGATCTGGGCGATATCCCGGCTGAGTTTGAGGATCCCATCATGGGTGAACTGATGAAGGACCCCGTGCTTCTACCTAGCCGTCACATTGTAGATAGATCGACTATTGTGCAGCATTTACTGAGCGACGCCAAGGATCCGTTTACACGACAGCCCATGACCATTGATGATGCTATTCCGCAGGCGGATCTGAAGGAGAGGATTGATAGATGGAGAGAGGAAAGGATCAAGATTGCAAAGGACAAGGTTGCTGCTACTGCTGGCAGCGGGGAGGAGCAGCAAATGGATACTTCGGAGGGTTAA